A single window of Lathamus discolor isolate bLatDis1 chromosome 20, bLatDis1.hap1, whole genome shotgun sequence DNA harbors:
- the DHX58 gene encoding ATP-dependent RNA helicase DHX58: MELRGYQRDAVAPALGGRNCIVWLPTGAGKTRAAVHVCRRHLESRRDGRVAVLVNKVHLVEQHAKNEFQVLQDAFRVTAVSGDSSHKVFFASVVRQSDVVICTAQILQNALGSTEEDARLELTDFSLLVIDECHHTHKEAVYNKIMVNYLQRKLGGQQDLPQVLGLTASPGTGGATSFEGAVQHILQLCANLDTEIITSAQEEAQQVQSYVPQPRKQYDLCQERAQDPFGERLKEVMEQIQQHMEIPSLPQDFGTQVYEQRIVELENRAAERLCRRTRVCALHLRKYNDALLINDTVRMVDAFQCLQQFYDTQKDTKDPTEQFLSATFEENRATLQALAGDQRYQNPRLDKLEAILREHFQPLGASRGIVFTKTRQSAHSLLSWLQDTAALCGPHIRAAVLTGAGYSSQTRPMTQSEQQDVIKLFRNGTLNLLFSTSVAEEGLDIPECNIVVRYGLMTNEIAMMQARGRARAENSVYFVLAKANSREISRELLNEELMELMERAIRAVQAMPEQEYRLKIRELQQAAVASWLMKKARISERQQQHDPDTVHLYCINCGVAVCRGSDIRTVEGIHHVNVSPSFGLHYRVSSGKIQFQRTFKDWEPGCRIACGGCSQDWGMEMLYRQVKLPILCIKNFVVETPAEKRRYKKWSAVTFPIEEFDYLEYCSNTCGQSF; the protein is encoded by the exons ATGGAGCTGCGCGGGTACCAGCGGGACGCGGTGGCCCCGGCCCTTGGCGGCCGCAACTGCATCGTGTGGCTGCCCACGGGCGCTGGCAAGACCCGCGCTGCCGTGCACGTCTGCCGGCGGCACCTGGAGAGCCGACGGGACGGGAGGGTGGCGGTGCTGGTCAACAAG GTGCACTTGGTGGAGCAGCACGCCAAGAACGAGTTCCAGGTGCTGCAGGACGCGTTCAGGGTGACGGCCGTCAGTGGGGACAGCAGCCACAAGGTGTTCTTTGCCAGCGTGGTGAGGCAGAGCGACGTGGTCATCTGCACGGCCCAGATCCTGCAGAACGCGCTGGGCAGCACCGAGGAGGATGCGCGCCTGGAGCTGACGG ATTTCTCACTGCTGGTCATCGACGAGTGCCACCACACGCACAAGGAAGCCGTCTACAACAAAATCATGGTGAATTACCTCCAGCGCAAGCTCGGCGGGCAGCAGGACCTGCCGCAGGTCCTGGGTCTGACGGCATCGCCTGGCACTGGGGGGGCAACCTCCTTTGAGGGGGCTGTGCAGCACATCCTGCAG CTCTGCGCCAACCTGGACACGGAGATAATCACGTCGGCACAGGAGGAGGCGCAGCAAGTGCAGAGCTATGTCCCGCAGCCCAGGAAGCAGTACGACCTGTGCCAGGAGAGAGCGCAG GACCCCTTTGGCGAGCGGCTGaaggaggtgatggagcagaTCCAGCAGCACATGGAGATTCCCAGCCTGCCGCAGGACTTTGGCACGCAGGTTTACGAGCAGCGCATCGTGGAGCTGGAGAACAGAG CGGCAGAGAGGCTTTGCCGCCGGACGCGGGTGTGCGCGCTGCATCTGCGCAAGTACAACGATGCTTTGCTGATCAACGACACGGTGCGGATGGTCGACGCCTTCCAGTGCCTCCAGCAGTTCTATGACACCCAGAAGGACACGAAGGACCCCACCGAGCAGTTCCTCAGCGCCACGTTTGAGG AGAACAGGGCGACCTTGCAGGCGCTCGCTGGGGACCAGCGCTACCAGAACCCCAGGCTGGACAAGCTGGAGGCGATCCTGCGGGAGCACTTCCAGCCCCTGGGTGCTTCTCGCGGCATCGTGTTCACCAAGACCCGTCAGAGCGCGCACAGCCTGCTCAGCTGGCTGCAGGACACGGCTGCGCTCTGCGGGCCGCACATCCGCGCCGCCGTCCTCACCGGTGCCGGCTACAGCAGCCAGACCAGGCCCATGACACAG AGCGAGCAGCAGGACGTGATCAAGCTGTTCCGCAATGGAACCCTCAACCTGCTCTTCTCCACCAGCGTGGCTGAGGAGGGCCTGGATATCCCCGAGTGCAACATCGTGGTCCGCTACGGGCTGATGACCAATGAGATCGCCATGATGCAG GCTCGGGGCCGTGCCCGTGCTGAGAACAGCGTCTACTTTGTCCTTGCCAAAGCCAACAGCAGAGAGATCTCCCGTGAGCTGCTCAATGAGGAGCtcatggagctgatggagaggGCGATCAGAGCGGTGCAAGCCATGCCGGAGCAGGAATACCGCCTCAAG atcagggagctgcagcaggctgcCGTTGCCAGCTGGCTGATGAAGAAGGCCAGGATCagtgagaggcagcagcagcacgacCCGGACACTGTTCACCTTTACTGCATCAACTGCGGCGTGGCGGTGTGCCGCGGCAGCGACATCCGCACCGTGGAGGGCATACACCACGTCAACGTCAGCCCCAGCTTTGG GTTGCATTACAGAGTTTCCTCAGGGAAAATCCAGTTCCAGAGGACTTTCAAAGACTGGGAGCCGGGCTGCCGCATCGCATGTGGTGGGTGCAGCCAG GACTGGGGAATGGAGATGCTCTACCGGCAGGTGAAGCTGCCCATCCTCTGCATCAAGAACTTCGTGGTGGAGACACCA